The Heteronotia binoei isolate CCM8104 ecotype False Entrance Well chromosome 19, APGP_CSIRO_Hbin_v1, whole genome shotgun sequence genome contains the following window.
gttacgtGTTTAAATTAAtcctctgagaaacctatgccctcattttaacccagagctaacattacaacagactcttatttattggacttcacacccaggatacttaatgacatagacatcaatctgctatttcGGCTCATattgcctttgttgttgtttcagcccagtcaacaaCGAACTGACAGTCACCAGACCCCAAcgtgtgattcttttaatctgctaaaaacatttccatggtttTGCATACTCACtaactgcccactttctctatatttaggactgcttgccattccgtcctattgtctgatgaaatgtgcttctagcacatgaaaacttacattctgaataaaattttgttggtcttaaaggtgaaattgactcctgcttttttctGCTGCCATTCCGaaacagctgcccacctggatctatctgtatGAATGTATGTCCATCTTCCTCAATGAAAGGGGCATGGAATTTCTACAGCATTTCCCCCATGGTGCAGAGAGCGGACTGGGAGTGGATATAGGAGGGCAAAGGTGCGACTGAGTTGCAGTGCACTTATGCTGGTAGTTGCTGAAGTGATAGAACAGATATCCCTAAAGTGGCCATGGTTACAGATCTGTGTAACCTTCTCAATTGTTTTCTCTGCTTTATTCTTGTTTCACAGGTCATGACTGCTGCGAGACCGTGAAAGTCTCTCTCTGTGCTGCCAAGCAAGGCTTCCCTGTTCTGGTGGTGGCCGAAGGCAGCTTCCAGTTTGTTCAGGATGAAGCTTACGATGCTGCTCAATTCTTAGCAACTTGTGCGGGCAACCAGCAAGCTCTGAACTTCACAAGGTTCCTGGACCGGTCCAGGCCACCTTCTGGAGATGTGGAATTCCTCGACGAGAAAGTGGCCTTGGCTTTCCGTCACCTGAAGTTGCCAACAGGATGGAATGTATTGGGGGCAGATCACAATCTAAATGGTAAGATCTGGTTGCTAGGCCAGTGTGTGTGGATCGTATTTGATGTTACCGAGCCTCATGGAGAGCGCCTTCGCTCCCGGCAGTTTTCACACAAaactgccctggagctgcgagttggcgtgccgcttttccgcagcaagcgggATCCTCGTACAAGTGGTTTTGCTTGCCACGGAAAAGTGGCGGGCCAACTTGCAGcgctggggcagcttgtgtgaaaaccgaAAGAAGtgccgggggcaaaagggctttCCACCCGGAACaaaccctagtgcaaaatcggtccaagagtccaggagcaccttaaagactaacaacgtttgtggcagggtatgtaACCATTgtgagcagtggctcacaaaaactgctcccctgccattctgTTATTagctttcaggtgctactggactcttgttcttttctgctgcttcaggcaagACTAACACTACCCACCTTGATCTAGCTGGTGTGTAATCTTAAAAACTTGCAGTTTATTTTAGCATAACTTTTTGCAAATGTACTGATGTCAGAGTCATCAGGAAATTGAATGTTCTCTCACCCCTACCTTGGGCTTGGACTTGGATGTTCTCATTCACTATAGGTGCCAGTAGTCCAGCATGGGCCACCCTTCATGGATATTGGTCGGTTTTACTTATTGTTTTCCTCTCTGCTTCTTCTCTGATTTAGATCTGATTGCATGCTTATCCTATTCTTTCCACTTGTGTACTTTGAATGGTATGAATTCTCTTTGTCTGGTTATTGTTTCTAGCTGACCTCTTTTTGTAACCTGTCCCAAATTCTGTTGCTTGTACCTTTAAGAATGACTGTTTCTTCCATGGATGtccacttcatgcatctgatgaagtgggctcttgCTTATCATAACTAAGGCTGGGAAGCCTTAAAAGGTTCCCCTACACTTCTTAATTGCAGTGCTTGGATGAGGTTCATGCTGGCGTTGGgagtttttaaaatcttctgtTGCTCTTAGTTATTTTCCATGGCTCTGGGGATTAATGCGACTTTTCAGTTGTGCTTATGTGTCAAGAAATTTTTAAGATTTAGGACTGAATAAACTTGCTTTTTTGTGCACTGCAAAAGTCTTTACCCAGACGGGTGCTTTGAGCCGCTGGCTGTTGtgtaacaccccctcccccaaatgtaCTCCTTCTGTAAACAAGGAAGCATATTTTTTTTAGTGGGAAGCTTATTTTTTTTACTGAGTGGTCACAATGCTTTGTGGTTTGGCGATCTGAAGCACGACCACAGCGCTCTTATTGTCTGGCTTATTTCAAACTTACCAACTCCCCGAAAACTCCCGGTTGGTCTTGTTTGCCCAAGATGCAGATGTGTCATGGAACTTCTGCAAGCTACATAGGACTCTGGTCCTAGGGAAAAGTATTCAGTTCAGGTAGGACACAGCCAGGCCTCTGGGGGTAATGATATGTACCCAGCCATCTGCAAGCAGAAATCTTCCCACATTCTTTTTCATTCTTGAGCCCCCTTCCGACTCCCAGAAAGAAGttagagtccagaggcacctttaagatcaaccaagttaagatcaaggtatgagctttctcgGGTACACGCTCTTcttcacacaaaagctcataccttgaataaaacttggttgatcttaaaggtgccactgatttAGGACtcaccgatttcgcactcaccttatgccgctttcACGTTCATCTActcagcgcggcttccttccagtttcacactatctgccctggggctgcagcaagcgttggcattttcgcgcagcaaacaaactggtttttagcagtttctgtttgctgcgcaaaaatgctgctgcttgctgcagccccagggcagatagtgtgaaatcggaaggaagctgtgctgagaagacaaatatgagagcggcgtaaggtgagtggaaaATCAGTCTAACTTTACTCTCTTGCTTCCCGCCTGACTCCCAGAAGGGTTATTCCTGGGGTTGCAGAAGCCACCCAGAGGGCCATCTGCATGGGCTGGGCTGACATGGGGGATGAACTATACTTGTTTTCCCAGCAGAGCAGCCCTTGCAGAAGAAAGGGGAGCAAATTCACCTGTTGTTCCTCACTCCAGTCCCCAACCCATATGGTCTTTTCCCTGTGCAGGTCCTATGACTCTGTAAATGACGTTTCCATGAGTCCACAGGGGCTTCAGGAATGGAACGGGATGCAGGAAAGCACTGCATTCCTTGCACCAAGTGGCAGGAGGCTTGCCAGTGTTCACTAAGGGTTCTCTGCAGATGGACACTTGGGGGTATTGGGAGGGAAACTTCTTGTCTGCCATGATGGATGATCCTGTAGAGGGAACTTGAAGTTCTTCTCTGTTAAACAGTCAGTTggtgccaccaagttgcagccgacttatgggctgcttacagatgggcagttaAAGCCGCCCCGGGAATGGCAGAAAACAAAGTGGCTACACAGTAAATAGatcaaagcaaaaccactgtgcaaacacaaaatgaatCAACATTAATAGAATGaagtgtccaaataatttataaagataccaCAAATACACAGAAAGTATATTTCAtgaggggatggattccacaataattttcaagaacattccatggagaatgcaaaaggtccattcgaaaggcttcccctggaaattcaATCACAGTCAATTTCACAAGATGTGGTTGATCCAGTCTCCCAAAATAAAGGCTCCGAAGCTACAAAGTTCCTTCCTTTACGTGTTCGTCGACTTGATATACCACATTTCGCAAACAAGCTTCATCCAAGAGCCATCCTGTAAACTCATAACAATGACGTCAAACTAAAACATATTCAGTTTCCAAAAGGCACAAGCTCAGGAATGGCAGGCAGGCAATCTAAAAAGTGCATTtacatg
Protein-coding sequences here:
- the LOC132587984 gene encoding A-kinase anchor protein 13-like, which translates into the protein MKLNPQQAPLYGDSLISVLLTKDDNVEGDDVVFYLVFTGSAVQHCTSTRKVTSGTLETIAPGHDCCETVKVSLCAAKQGFPVLVVAEGSFQFVQDEAYDAAQFLATCAGNQQALNFTRFLDRSRPPSGDVEFLDEKVALAFRHLKLPTGWNVLGADHNLNGRSPGDVDAFCSEAGSSAFDVVPLTAAWGERSGLCPQQ